A stretch of the Thermodesulfobacteriota bacterium genome encodes the following:
- a CDS encoding SLC13 family permease has translation MGIPEEIVVAVPNPGFNWKRVTFILLGIAIFLFIYFMPLWPDAVDPAGKAFPLSREGKASIALFLLAGIWWVFEVMPIGATSITIGVVQAIFAIRPAKEAFRDFMDPSVMFIFGSIVVGLAFTKTGLTRRLAYKMLEVVGERTSMILLGALLITAGLAHLMAHTAAAATVFPILMAIHTLYGEEEGPTRFGKALFIGMAYAAGAGSIITILGSARAPAAAGMFREFTGTDISFFELTKYMFPVGWLMVFFIWVILMIFLRPEKKVIPGLRDRVKKLSKELGPLKKDEKFVIFCVLGVVITMSLQSVFPALKALDRAAIMLVSTLLFFLVGVLTLKELEDIPWNIILLFGGAMSIGFCLWQTGAAQWMAIEWLAMFEKAHWLVFVLSIAFFVLILTNFIMNVAAIAIALPVSLVVAKYLGVAPEPILYASLVTAGMPFLLLIGAAPNAIAYESKQFTTGEFFGYGLIPSLVLMAVLAVALLILWPMLGMPILIK, from the coding sequence ATGCCGTTATGGCCAGACGCCGTAGACCCTGCCGGGAAGGCATTCCCCTTATCCAGAGAGGGGAAGGCATCAATTGCTTTGTTTTTGCTGGCCGGCATCTGGTGGGTATTTGAGGTTATGCCTATTGGTGCAACAAGCATCACTATTGGTGTTGTCCAGGCTATCTTTGCTATACGTCCTGCGAAAGAGGCATTCAGGGATTTTATGGACCCGTCTGTCATGTTCATATTCGGGTCAATAGTCGTTGGACTGGCATTCACAAAAACAGGTCTGACAAGGCGTTTGGCTTACAAAATGCTGGAAGTGGTTGGTGAGAGAACAAGCATGATTCTGTTGGGGGCTCTTTTGATAACAGCAGGACTTGCCCATCTGATGGCACATACAGCAGCCGCAGCGACTGTGTTTCCGATACTCATGGCTATTCACACCCTTTATGGAGAGGAAGAAGGGCCAACAAGGTTTGGGAAGGCACTCTTCATCGGCATGGCGTATGCTGCAGGGGCTGGAAGTATTATAACAATCCTCGGCTCTGCCCGCGCACCTGCCGCAGCAGGAATGTTCAGGGAATTTACCGGAACGGATATAAGCTTTTTTGAATTGACAAAATACATGTTTCCTGTCGGATGGCTGATGGTATTTTTTATCTGGGTTATACTAATGATATTTTTGAGACCGGAAAAAAAGGTAATCCCTGGTCTGAGGGATAGGGTAAAAAAACTCTCAAAAGAACTCGGTCCCCTTAAAAAGGATGAGAAATTTGTGATCTTCTGTGTATTGGGCGTGGTTATAACCATGTCCTTACAGTCTGTATTTCCTGCATTAAAGGCGCTGGACAGGGCAGCCATTATGCTTGTATCTACCCTTCTCTTTTTCTTAGTAGGGGTGCTCACCTTAAAAGAGCTCGAGGACATACCATGGAACATTATCCTGCTATTCGGTGGTGCAATGAGTATTGGATTCTGTCTCTGGCAAACGGGTGCCGCTCAGTGGATGGCTATTGAATGGCTTGCAATGTTCGAGAAGGCACACTGGCTGGTTTTTGTTTTGAGTATAGCGTTTTTTGTCCTGATTTTGACCAACTTCATTATGAATGTTGCGGCTATTGCAATAGCTCTTCCTGTTTCCCTTGTTGTAGCAAAATACCTTGGCGTAGCACCTGAACCAATTCTATACGCTTCACTTGTAACAGCAGGTATGCCCTTCTTGCTCTTAATAGGTGCTGCACCAAATGCCATCGCGTATGAATCGAAACAGTTTACCACTGGAGAATTTTTCGGGTATGGTCTGATACCTAGTTTAGTCCTTATGGCTGTTCTGGCAGTTGCTCTCTTAATACTCTGGCCAATGCTGGGAATGCCGATTTTGATTAAATAA